The Magnolia sinica isolate HGM2019 chromosome 9, MsV1, whole genome shotgun sequence sequence TAACTTCATAGGTCACTATGAAATTCCTCTATCGGATCACTCTAAAATTTGAGGTCTTAATATGATTCGACTTTAGGATCCTTTAATTTGAATCTCATAGACTGATACAAAGGATTTCTCAAAGCCGATCTTCCCAATACACAGAAATAGTGCGGGAACTGTTTTCATTATTCTAAAGATCCTTCATAAATCAAACGATGAACATAGGGTTAAGCCGCTACGTCCATTGGTTAGCTCTAGGATTTTTAGATAGGAATTTACAGAAAAATAAGAGTAGGAAGATGAAATCTTAACAGTGGAggctcttctttctctcctcctacCGCTCTTAGAATTTTCCTTAGGAATTTCCTGTAGATCGCCCCTTTTAATAGAGTGAGAGTTCTGATTCTAGAAGATTCCACTAGGGTTTTGATAAATTTTGGTAAAAATATAATTCCTGCAATGTTAGGAATCAATCCACTAACCAATCCCTCTATTAAGAATGCTTTTGTTGGGCTAAATGCCTGGTTTTTTATtaataaaagaaaaccaaataatTTGTTTTAGTCAAGGTCTCAAGTGGTTCACAAAAATCAGGGCCATTACAGAAAAACTGTTTCTCATTAAATTTTCTTTACTTGTaaagtcttttttcttttcttttcttttctatgaaAACTTGTGAGATACATAATTCCTTATTTTTTGTTAGAaaattcttaaattattattattttttcctttacccttaaaaaatgtatttttccaaatgaaaggaaaataaattttacgAGTAATTAAATCCAGATATGACATCATCCACTTTCAATAGTCTCGCATGACCCCCAATGTGATATGATCCATTTGATTTGGACAATGCCATTATAATGTCACATGCGCCGATATGCCATTTAGTCCCATTAACCCCtacatttgatggtcattataaTGGCAAAAAGCTATCCATTGCCATTATAATTTATGTGATTTGAACAGTGCCGTTAAAATGTCATATGCACCAAAGTACCATTTGGTCCTTAGAAGCATTTGGCAGTCCTTGTAATAGCACAAAGATGGGCATTGCCATTACAAGTTATGCTATTTGGACAATGCCATTGCAACGTTATAGACATCGATTGCTTGTAAAAGCCTTTCACAAGAACTTTCGGTGGGTCtcatatggtgtttgtgagaaatccatcatgTCTATTtgttttgccaaatcatgttaggacatgggcccaaaactaGGTAGACCCAAAACTTAAGTGCGCTATAGGATAGGAAAATGTCTACTTTTGAAACCTTtcttgggtccaccatgatatttatatgccattcataTTGTTCGTAAGGTCATTCCTACCATGATgaacaaaaaacacaaaaatattagcttgatccaaaacttctttgcccTGCGAATGTTTCaattgtggacatttaatcctcactttttcctattttgtagcccacttgagtttgggatttgtgtcatttttgggcccatgtcttaacatgatctgacaaaatgaacggatggtgtggatttatcataaacatcaccgtgggcccactAGCTTTTGTCACAGGAagttcatgtgaaaggctttcagAGGCAACCGATGTCCCAACGCCACATGCATGAAGATGGATATTGTTATTATAAGTTATGTGATTTGGACAATGCCATTACAGTGTTACATGTGACACTGTGCCATTTGGTCCCTacatgatgcagggatgaacatgatgaggtcgatcaccacctttcttaaggataactactttgaatccacggagcttctctagactcctcacaaagactttttgaatccatgaggaaagaaattaagaaaaatagaaataaattctaataaattcgtaatttgattgatgaatgaaataaacaagttcacaatcctttaaatagggataccaagcaatgagagaaatttcagaatcatactataactaaaactcctagaattcgcaacttgctataaatagtaaacttactatttatagacggtcgtgatgtccaCTAGTGCATAAGGTTttaggccaaaaatagtaagtgtcctatttggcttcactaagctgttctcctaatttttctaagctcttttcacgttgggtgcaactcctataGCCCAAcaaataaagagttataatcaaactaaaacttatcatttatagtaaaaacggaattaaaatggggaaacgaccgtcgatctaggggtgTTTCATAAATCCGGATTgcgttggctaaagtagctcgttctacctcaaaatcatatattttacatccaataacttatttcagattgcgagatacacttgatttaaggtccaatggtccggatcacttagTCGTCGAccaagccttttctgatccatcttggcaatgaaactgtctgcgacccactctacatcactgtAACACCTCCATTTTGCAATCTTTGTAATGACATAAAAATGGACATTGCTATTACGAGTTATATCATTTGGACAATGCCATTACAACGTCGTATGCACGAATGTAAATGGTCCCCGTAACACTCACATTCGGTAGTTCTTATAATGGTAAGAAGATGGACATTGCCATTacaagtggaagcggattgcctactaagtaactcagtacgctaagtgtgctgagtaaactccgtggggcccacttccattcatgcattatatcaactccgtccatccattttatcatataattttaaggctttaaaccaaaaattaatcatataaaaatttcaagtAGACCGCACCACTTGAAACaacgtgaattgaagtctaccattgaaaggtTCTTGGcggcccatagaagttttagatcaggatgatatttgtgttttcccttcatccatgtctgtgtgatcttatgaacggtttagatgacaaataaacatcactagggccttaaaaaggtttcaacggtggaaatcaatacttccactgtttcctttggtatggtctacttgagattttgatatacttcaacccttaaatgatctacaaaaatggatggacggcgtggataaaccacttgAATTCACACTGGGcccaaaagagtttactcagtacgataagagctgagtacgcaatccaatttcattACAAGTAATATGATTTGGAAAATTGGTATTATAACATCACATATACCGACGTACCATTTGGTACCTATAACTGCTGCATTTGGTAGTCCTTATAATGGCAAGAAACTGGACATTGTCATAACAAATTACATGATTTGTTCAATGCCATTACAATGTCACATGCACTAATATGCCACTAGGTCCATGCAACCCCCACATTTGGCAATCATTGCAACAATGCCAAAGTAATTACCGCATCACATGCTAATTTACAATTAGTCCCCATACTCCACATTTGACAAAACTTGTAATGGCAGGAAGATGGATATTGCCATTACCCGTTATATGATTTAAACAATATTATTATAACATCGTCTACACGCATCAAATGCGGGCCCCACAATAAAAAGGGCAATATTGTCATATGATATAAGAAAATATTTACTTTTTATTATAAGCGCCACGTTAAATACACATGCATGGAGCCTTTTCAGTGGCAGGGGTTGCAAAGGGCCCTTTAATAGGGTTGGCAGACAATTCACATGGCGTCTACAGCATGCCAATATGGCACATGTGCCTTTATCCATCTTCAAtcgctctctctcactctcctctATGCACatgggaaaaggttccatgcggtggagctcatgggaacttcccatgaggtcgagttgtgtgagcccattgtgatgcgtgtcgaacatttaccccatcagttagatgcaccattccatggtgggcctaaatcttaaaaatcaagtcaatccctagcttgtgtgggccacaccacatacaaaagtcgagaggggttaccctccattaaaacattcataatcatttgttgggcccactgagatgtggttcacaaatccagcccatccattatgtgtgtcccacttggatgaggggtcagaccaagtttcagacgcatccaaatttcaggtgggccccaccaagtgcttttatatgttttaggcatgtcttcacatgattttagatggtatggcccacttgacttccgtatatggctgatttttgggatatcccataatttgaaagggacccatcaaatgcacagtgttgatgttggacatacatcatggtggggcccatacagctcgacctcatagatagttcccatgagctcaaggCATAGAAGTTCACGAGTGTTATCTTCTAGCTTTCATTACCCACATATGTCAAATATGCCTATATGTCTACCATGTTACATGTGCCATTGTACAACTTTAAGCATCTCACATATGTCACATGTTTCTCATTTCAACTTCAAATGCCCTCACATATACTGTGCATACCACATGTATAGTTGTTCAGTTTTTAGTGTGTTATACATGCTAAATGTCCTAATCTGCATATTGCTATAActattgaaatttttttcctTCCCATCCACTAAAAAGCTCCCTCTCCTTTTAATGTTGTTATATGAATCCTcaaattaaacggtccaaatcATTACCCCTACCATAGATGGATCCTAACCTGCACATCCACTAAACAAACAAACCGTAACTGGCCGATTGCGGACATATAATGGACGGTTGAAACAGAAAATAATTACTGGtccaaattgaataaaaaaaatgtcCGCAAATCTGACAGTCGGTTCGACTATTTTTTCTGTCTGATTGAAGATACATGAATCCCATACGTACATCTTTAGGTCTGATGCTTACATCTAATATCTATGTATAGTTAGTGGTTGTGATTGAGTGGGTCATGACATGGACAGATATTGATGAATGTGCGGACCCCACGAAGAATCCTTGCATATCAGAATTAGCCTGCAAAAACTCGGCGGGGAGTTATTGTTGTGAATGCCCATTAGGCCTAACAGGCGACGGTAGAAAAGATGGCATTGGCTGCATTTCTCCTTCCATGGTTTCATCCGGTGCAGATTTTCCAGTAATCAAGGTTACACTAGGTAAGCATTTCGCAAGCCCTTTGAATTTCAATCAtcctgaccgttgatttgatggatgTTGCAGAAGATGGATcacgccccaaaaatctcccaaattggagGATCCTATACATCCAAACTTTGTCTTCTTggatcaacggtcttgatcaccAGATCTTGCACCTCATTTATACAAACTAAGAACTGAGGCTGAGGATCTTATGTAATCAACATCGTTTACTATATCATAGTCATTCCACCGTTCAATGATAAGCCTTGTCTGGTGATTGTGGCAAACGGGCCACATGGTAGAACAataaagtgatctggaccgttcttGAAATGGGCTCTATTTTGGATGGATCAGAGTCACACATGATGAAGTAGACATTTTTTTATTGTTCGATCATTGAATTTTGAGCCGCGTGAGGTCCATTCACCACTCACCACTCGGTGCAATCACTGACTCTAGGTTAGCTTTGCCCTGGCTTTAAAGCAGTAGGCTCTGCAACTCGGACGGACTAGTTTAGTCCTGAGTCGAGTTTCAACTCAGCTGAATTTGGCCTACGTTATTGACTCAGGCCCACTGAGTTTGGATTTTCCATGACGCTGAGTTTGATAAACATTTTGGATTTTGGAACACATGCATGCACATATGAATGCATGTGTGGGagacagacaacatacatctctagcctcattaaaaaaagaaaaaaaaaaagagcaacgtCACAAATGCCAGTATCTACTATAGTTTTGAAACTCAGTTGACTCAATTCAAAACTCGGTCCAGTCAAAACTGTTATTTCTTTaggtttgtatttaatttatcttTTTCCCACAATTTAAAATTTTACCTAAACTAAATATTTTAAATTAGTTATTAAAATACCGAATGGAGTCAAACGAAAACCCACCCGATCAAGTCTTCGAGTTCACTCGACCCAGCTAGGAGTCTAGTTTTCGAGTTTTTGGACTATTGTCTCTGCTTATttaataagaaataaaaaatggactGCATCCAGAGACATCCTAATGCTTGGGCCCACCAACACTCATCTCATTCACAAAAAACAGTTGGGTCTTTCTGATGATTGGACCTAATTATCATGTACTGTAGATCATTGATCAGAACCCAAATTGATGCTGGTGGAGTAACTTGTGCAGGTTGTGGATCAGGACTCTTACTTCTACTTCTTGGAACTTCTTGGTTGTACTGGGGACTTAGGAAGCGAAAGATCATCAAACTCAGAGAGAAATTCTTTCAACAAAATGGAGGTTACCTACTACAACAGCAGCTCTCTTCGCGTGAAGGCACGGTCGAGGCAGCTAAGATTTTCACTGCAGAAGAGCTCAAAAGAGCGACGAACAACTACAATGAAAATCGAATCCTCGGAAAGGGAGGCTACGGCACCGTCTACAAAGGAATTTTGGCTGACAATAGGATCGTCGCCATTAAAAAGTCTAAGCTAGTAGATGATAGCCAAATTGAGCAGTTCATAAATGAGGTCGTTATTCTTTCGCAAATCAACCATAAGAATGTTGTGAAGCTCTTGGGGTGTTGTTTGGAGACTGAGGTCCCAATGCTGGTCTATGAATTCGTCACCAATGGGACCCTCTTCGATCGTATCCATGGCGAAGCGGGCCCCACATCCTTCTTCTCATGGGATAACCGGTTGAGGATCGCCGCGGAAACGGCTGGGGCACTTGCCTATCTCCACTCCGCGGCATCTGTGCCGATCATCCATCGAGACATCAAGTCCGCAAACATACTTTTGGATGATAATTACAATGCTAAAGTGGCTGATTTTGGAGCTTCAAGGTTGGTTCCTTTGGATCATACTCAACTAACTACATTGGTACAAGGGACCTTAGGGTACTTGGACCCGGAATACTTCCATACGAGTCAGCTATCTGAGAAGAGCGATGTTTATAGctttggagtggttctggtggaGCTCTTAACAGGGAAAATGCCATTATGTTTGGAGAGATCCGAAAGGGAGAGGAACCTAGCAATGTATTTTGTTTCTTACATGAAAGAGAATAGGCTAGTCGAGGTTTTAGAGGATCGAGTTGTGAGTGAAGGAAGGATCGAACAGGTAGAGGCAGTTGCCCAGCTTGCCAAGAGATGCTTGAAACTAAGGGGGGAAGATAGGCCCTTGATGAAAGAAGTGGCCATGGAGCTCGAAGGGTTGAGATTGCTTGAGAATCATCCGTGGGTTCAAGACGAGCACGAAGAGAGCGAGCGCTTGCTAGGTGAAGTTCCAGGCTTTGACACGGGGGATTCTAATGCATTCGACAGTTTAAGAAACCACATGATGATGCCATTAGATACAAGATGATGACGATTTAGCAAAGCAGATACACTATCAAGAAGTGGATTTTGTAAGAAAATCAATCAGATAAGATTCTTATGCATGGTTTATATATGTGAACTTCCTAAAATTTAGCTGATCTCATAGAAGGTTAGTTTTGTATATGAAGAAAAACAGATCTAAAAATTGTAGCATCTCCTACTAAGAATTGTTATATATGATCTTTTTTCATTGATCTTTATCATGTGGTTATGATTTAAGATCTTCTTATCCACAAAATTGGGAAATGTTTTTGATGGGAGAATATGTCacaaagggaaaaaagaagaaaggagagcTTACGTTGTCAGAATTTCCTTGTATTGAACTCTCTTTTCTTTGTAAACACCACAGCCAAACTTCTAAGCTCTGTTCCAAATCAGTGATTGGATTGAGAGAATACTTGGAAATGAATTTGATATCTATGGTAATTAAGTTTGCTGCTGTTTTTGTAAATGTGGTATTCGATTCACGTTTCCAAGATTTTGCTTAAAAAATATGGATATTGATTTAGATGAAAAAAGATAAACATAAAATGTTGATTTCTGAGGTTATGATAGGCAGCTCTCGCCTTTTGATCATTCTCCTTTTAATACTTGAGGAAAACTGCACtccaaaccaaacaatgtaaTTATAGTTAAGTACAGTTCTGGAGAGAGAAGCAGCATTCACAGAAGATCTCCAAGGTTCCAttatgaccaaaaaaaaaaaaaaaaaactatgtatCACAAGTCATATGATCCCATGTTTATAAAACAAAGAGTCGAAAGTTCTAAAAGAGCTACATAATGGAGATTACGGAGCACATTAATCAGGACCGAAATTACAAGACCAAATCAGAAGATTGGGTTATTATCGGCCCACGATAGCCAAGGATGCTATAGAGTTCGCAAAACAATAGAATGATTCTCAGTTTCATAATGATTTTATACATCAAGCACCAGACCACTTCACCCTATAGTGGTTTCATAGCCATTTGAAGCTTGGAGATTAGATATCGTTGGTTCTATCAATCCTCAACCAGCTAGTTTCATCCTAATTGTAAGAGATTACTTCTCAGTTTGTAGAAGCAGCTGCAATTGTGGTTTAGACCgcagtagaagtatggaatagtccaggaatccttagggggtgaataggacttttcaattattttccTACTTTAAAAATTCTAATTGCTTAACAAAAACTACTTAGCACTTTTAACTAAGCAAGGCAacataactctaaaggcttccaagccaatagaggatccaatcacataggctacttgAGGTAAGCAAGTTAAGTGACTAGCCTATagctagtgaacatgtgtgtatgGAATATTGTACCTATCAATCCTTggcatttatctaatcatgcatatataattacacattcaaacacataagcataataaAACAGATGCGTAAATATCGATTATAAACATAGGCATTTATAGTAGTTCGGCTACGTGCTTACTTTACTCCTGACAACCGCACTCTCTCTAAGAGTGTGCTGGATTTCACTATGAatgattttaaattaggttcatcattaacctttatagccctacacaaaggactcacaatttatgctctccactcGAGCAAATGTCTTACACTAAGAGCCTACGTTTAGGCCCCATAGCCAAGGTCCCATACAAGGTACCTCCGTTTAAgctcaccggccaaggtcccacacaagataCTTACGTTTAGGCCCATCAGCCAAGGTCCCACAGAAGGCACTTATGTTTaggcacacaggccaaggtcctacactaagaacctaatcgagtttgaggatagcaaactcttagcctcaatcctacatgagaATAGAGACTAATTTGTAGACTCTTAATAATGACACTTGTCAGATTGAGTCTTCTTTTGTAGCTTgtgttgggttgcttgatcttcgctctTCCGTACTTGAATTAGCTCCCCGATACTTCCCTGATCGCTATACTGTAGCGTACCTGTTGTTTCAACATCACGATCAAGAATCTTacatatgatgttcctattaaGGTTACCAAGGTAATGAAAGTGGGTTGAAGATCCTATCAAATGCTATGAATGGATTTCTTAAGGGATTCAACCAATCACTACTAAAAAAAATGACCAGCGTTGATGGTTGTATATAGTGTTTTTCCCGATGGCTTTTAGTCGTTGGCAACGACTTTGAATAACGATAAGCCAACTATGAAACGATTATGTTAAGTTAACCGCAGTAGCAAAATAAAAGTGGAGTGTAACCaccacaatatttatttatttatttttatctaagttgtccattcattttgaaagctcattttatcaaAAAGTAGGTAGGTAGAAggcccaagtgaaccacaccacaagaaacaatatatATTAAGTGTCTACCATTGATACGTGGTGTCCCACTCAGCACTTCAATTTGCCTCCCTTTTGGGATAGTGCCTTAAAATAAAGTGTAGAAatggatagacagagtggataaataacatacatcgtGTTGGGCTCCACGAAACCTTAACTAGACCATCTATCTCTGGTTCCGCCCAGCGCAattgaagcagattggctggtgtatcacacacaACAACCTAACTATCAGTTGACGTTACTAAGTTTCGTGGTCCCATCATGAagcatgagttatatccaaactgtctgtcCACTTGGTGAGTTAGTCGTAAGGCTTGATTTGAAAACGAAGACAgatccaaacatcaagtggaccacagtgtaAAAAGTAGTGAGGGATTAAACActtgtcattgaaacccttttggggtcgatgaaattttggatcaatatgatatttgttttttctcttcatccaggtatgtgtgaccttatgaaaagaatAGATGGTgagtaaacgttacagtgggccctacgaatgtattaatggtgagaatcattatccccactactatttggggtgtggtccacttgaatattaaattactcattttttgaatcaagatctaaaatgatctcaccaaatggatgaatggtgtagatatgataaatagtagagagagtgacgccaccatagaaaatagtagagagagtgacgcccactattaaaaatttctaatgcccacaaaagttttcgatcaaactaaaatttgtgttttccattttttcatgtttgtcttaacttatgaacacgttggatctcagataaacatcatagtggaccttaggaaggtttcaacggtgggagtcactcttcccattgttttctgtggtggggtccactccaaatgtggatctaactcattatttgtctcattgtataaaatgatctgtccaaatggatggacggtgtggataaaacacatacatcatggtgggtcccacagaacttggtgacgtcagttcAGTAGCaactctcgctactcaacctgtcattaggggtgtacatcgagtcgaaccaagtcgagttggcctcagcttgacttggctcgaacactggatgacctcagctcgaactcagctcggctcggttcggtcaacggCTCTGCCCAACTCGGGCTGAGTTTAAGCCAAGATTGAGTCGAGTTGTCATTTAGGCATTTCCAGAAACACCTAAACTGCAACTTCACAATCCCACTGTTTGTAAAagagaggcaatggttttacaggtgttttatcaaacaccttctaagtaacataaaaaaaaaaaaaaaaagagagagagaaaaaagggatttgtttaatgtacataccttgcttgccaccggccaaaccttccttgccactagccaaactttccttgccaccagccacatttggttgagtcattttatcaaatagttggtgagcaatatcaatggcaaagtaaccgagtcaccaaactggttcgatccgagtcgagtcgagctgaggcttgctcgaactcggctcgaactcattttcaaactaaaaaaatcagctcgactcggctcgaactcagcttcaaatcgagctttttcgagtcaagtcgagcgagataactgagctagctcggtccATGTACACCCCTGCCTGTCATTATCTAATCCGTGTCCGCAGGAAAGCGGTGTCCAAAACAAATGGCTACTTAATGGacagtggtcgatgctctgtggaccCGAACATGATGTattgtctcatccatgccgtccatccattttttcagataattttatgcaGTCAatacaaaaattaggtagattaaaatatgaagtgggccacacagtgttgattgaactgtcaccattaaaaacttcttgaggctataaaagttttggatcaagttgatatttgttttttaccttcatccaggtctgtattg is a genomic window containing:
- the LOC131255506 gene encoding putative wall-associated receptor kinase-like 16 isoform X1, with amino-acid sequence MILHVLLHALWLTATATSQVPPGCQDRCGNVSITYPFGIGSSDCYKDDEFEVKCKDSLRRPKPFLPAIDDDAEVLEISLSGLVHINRHIASVCYSSDPDKSGIQVPNSTTLIELDEDGPYTFSSTHNKLTAIGCGATAYITGSQGETYTSGCMSFCGSNMSSTNGSCSGIGCCQTIIPKGHKSFMIAASNLNASTWVSDTCSHAFLVDHERFNFSVSDLLGRNFLNRNRHVPVALDWAIGDETCEEAQSKSSIVCGDNSRCYDSPSGVGYTCKCYDGFEGNPYLPSGCQDIDECADPTKNPCISELACKNSAGSYCCECPLGLTGDGRKDGIGCISPSMVSSGADFPVIKVTLGCGSGLLLLLLGTSWLYWGLRKRKIIKLREKFFQQNGGYLLQQQLSSREGTVEAAKIFTAEELKRATNNYNENRILGKGGYGTVYKGILADNRIVAIKKSKLVDDSQIEQFINEVVILSQINHKNVVKLLGCCLETEVPMLVYEFVTNGTLFDRIHGEAGPTSFFSWDNRLRIAAETAGALAYLHSAASVPIIHRDIKSANILLDDNYNAKVADFGASRLVPLDHTQLTTLVQGTLGYLDPEYFHTSQLSEKSDVYSFGVVLVELLTGKMPLCLERSERERNLAMYFVSYMKENRLVEVLEDRVVSEGRIEQVEAVAQLAKRCLKLRGEDRPLMKEVAMELEGLRLLENHPWVQDEHEESERLLGEVPGFDTGDSNAFDSLRNHMMMPLDTR
- the LOC131255506 gene encoding putative wall-associated receptor kinase-like 16 isoform X2 codes for the protein MILHVLLHALWLTATATSQVPPGCQDRCGNVSITYPFGIGSSDCYKDDEFEVKCKDSLRRPKPFLPAIDDDAEVLEISLSGLVHINRHIASVCYSSDPDKSGIQVPNSTTLIELDEDGPYTFSSTHNKLTAIGCGATAYITGSQGETYTSGCMSFCGSNMSSTNGSCSGIGCCQTIIPKGHKSFMIAASNLNASTWVSDTCSHAFLVDHERFNFSVSDLLGRNFLNRNRHVPVALDWAIGDETCEEAQSKSSIVCGDNSRCYDSPSGVGYTCKCYDGFEGNPYLPSGCQGCGSGLLLLLLGTSWLYWGLRKRKIIKLREKFFQQNGGYLLQQQLSSREGTVEAAKIFTAEELKRATNNYNENRILGKGGYGTVYKGILADNRIVAIKKSKLVDDSQIEQFINEVVILSQINHKNVVKLLGCCLETEVPMLVYEFVTNGTLFDRIHGEAGPTSFFSWDNRLRIAAETAGALAYLHSAASVPIIHRDIKSANILLDDNYNAKVADFGASRLVPLDHTQLTTLVQGTLGYLDPEYFHTSQLSEKSDVYSFGVVLVELLTGKMPLCLERSERERNLAMYFVSYMKENRLVEVLEDRVVSEGRIEQVEAVAQLAKRCLKLRGEDRPLMKEVAMELEGLRLLENHPWVQDEHEESERLLGEVPGFDTGDSNAFDSLRNHMMMPLDTR